A stretch of Pseudomonas sp. LRP2-20 DNA encodes these proteins:
- a CDS encoding TerC family protein, producing the protein MEYLLELAASPTAWVALATLVAMEVVLGIDNLIFISILTNKLPVEYRSKARRIGISMALVMRLALLSTVAWIVQLTDPVFEVFGNAFSWKDVILIAGGLFLLWKATKEIHENVDPHGAKEEAKVSSTVTLGFAAAIFQILLLDIVFSVDSIITAVGMTEHLPIMIIAVITAVIVMMVAADPLANFINDNPTVVMLALGFLIMIGMTLIAEGFGAHVPKGYVYAAMAFSTVIEILNILARRARLKREAAEG; encoded by the coding sequence ATGGAATACTTGCTGGAACTCGCCGCTAGCCCTACCGCCTGGGTTGCCCTGGCTACCCTGGTGGCCATGGAAGTGGTACTGGGCATCGACAACCTGATCTTCATCTCGATCCTGACCAACAAGCTGCCTGTGGAGTACCGCTCCAAGGCACGCCGTATCGGTATCAGCATGGCCCTGGTCATGCGCCTGGCGCTGCTCAGCACCGTGGCCTGGATCGTGCAGTTGACCGACCCGGTGTTCGAAGTGTTCGGCAATGCCTTCTCCTGGAAGGACGTGATCCTGATTGCCGGCGGCCTGTTCCTGCTGTGGAAGGCCACCAAGGAGATCCACGAGAACGTCGACCCGCACGGCGCCAAGGAAGAGGCCAAAGTCTCTTCCACGGTCACCCTGGGCTTTGCTGCGGCTATCTTCCAGATCCTGCTGCTGGACATCGTCTTCTCGGTCGACAGCATCATCACCGCCGTGGGCATGACCGAGCACCTGCCGATCATGATCATTGCCGTGATCACCGCAGTCATCGTCATGATGGTGGCCGCCGACCCGCTGGCCAACTTCATCAACGACAACCCGACCGTGGTGATGCTGGCCCTGGGCTTCCTGATCATGATCGGCATGACGCTGATCGCCGAAGGTTTTGGCGCCCATGTACCGAAGGGTTATGTGTACGCGGCGATGGCCTTCTCGACGGTGATCGAGATCCTCAACATCCTGGCTCGCCGAGCGCGGCTCAAGCGTGAAGCAGCAGAAGGCTGA
- a CDS encoding NAD(P)/FAD-dependent oxidoreductase, whose amino-acid sequence MANTPYPQSYYAASANPVPPRPALQGEVETDICIIGAGYTGLSSALFLLENGFKVSIVEAAKVGFGASGRNGGQIVNSYSRDIDVIERTVGPKEAQLLGKMAFEGGRIIRERVAKYNIQCDLKDGGVFAALTSKQMGHLESQKRLWERFGHTQLELMDQKRIREVVACDSYVGGMLDMSGGHIHPLNLALGEAAAIESLGGIIYEQTPAIRIERGANPVVHTPQGKIRAKFIIVAGNAYLGNLVPELAAKSMPCGTQVITTEPLGEELARTLLPQDYCVEDCNYLLDYYRLTSDKRLIFGGGVVYGARDPANIEAIIRPKMLKAFPQLKNVKIDYAWTGNFLLTLSRLPQVGRIGDNIYYSQGCSGHGVTYTHLAGKVLAEALRGQAERFDAFAGLPHYPFPGGQMLRVPFSAIGAWYYSLRDRLGF is encoded by the coding sequence ATGGCTAACACCCCCTACCCCCAGTCCTACTACGCCGCCTCGGCCAACCCGGTGCCGCCACGTCCGGCGCTGCAGGGTGAGGTGGAAACCGATATCTGTATCATCGGCGCCGGCTACACCGGCCTGTCCAGCGCACTGTTCCTGCTGGAAAACGGCTTCAAGGTGAGCATCGTCGAAGCGGCCAAGGTCGGCTTCGGCGCATCGGGCCGCAACGGTGGCCAGATCGTCAACAGCTACAGCCGCGACATCGACGTCATCGAACGCACCGTCGGCCCCAAGGAAGCACAGCTGCTGGGCAAGATGGCCTTCGAAGGCGGCCGCATCATCCGTGAGCGCGTGGCCAAGTACAACATCCAGTGCGACCTGAAGGACGGCGGCGTGTTCGCCGCACTGACTTCCAAGCAGATGGGCCACCTGGAGTCGCAAAAGCGCCTGTGGGAACGCTTCGGCCACACCCAGCTGGAGCTGATGGACCAGAAGCGCATCCGTGAAGTGGTGGCCTGCGACAGCTACGTCGGCGGCATGCTGGACATGAGCGGCGGCCACATCCACCCGCTGAACCTGGCCCTGGGCGAAGCGGCCGCGATCGAATCGCTGGGCGGCATCATTTATGAGCAGACCCCGGCCATCCGCATCGAGCGTGGTGCCAACCCGGTGGTACATACCCCACAGGGTAAGATCCGCGCCAAGTTCATCATCGTTGCCGGCAACGCCTACCTGGGCAACCTGGTACCGGAGCTGGCTGCCAAGTCGATGCCGTGCGGCACCCAGGTAATCACCACCGAGCCGCTGGGCGAAGAACTGGCCCGCACCCTGCTGCCGCAGGACTACTGCGTGGAAGACTGCAACTACCTGCTCGACTACTACCGCCTGACCAGCGACAAGCGCCTGATCTTCGGCGGTGGCGTGGTGTACGGTGCGCGCGACCCGGCCAACATCGAAGCGATCATTCGCCCGAAGATGCTCAAGGCCTTCCCGCAGCTGAAGAACGTCAAGATCGACTACGCCTGGACCGGCAACTTCCTGCTGACCCTGTCGCGTCTGCCACAGGTCGGCCGTATCGGCGACAACATCTACTACTCGCAAGGTTGCTCGGGCCACGGCGTGACCTACACCCACCTGGCGGGCAAGGTGCTGGCCGAGGCCCTGCGTGGCCAAGCCGAGCGTTTCGATGCCTTCGCCGGCCTGCCGCACTACCCGTTCCCGGGCGGCCAGATGCTGCGTGTACCGTTCAGCGCCATCGGCGCCTGGTACTACAGCCTGCGCGATCGCCTGGGCTTCTGA
- a CDS encoding peptidase C39 family protein, whose amino-acid sequence MQQHSCKRWATVPRQLLAACLVAATLGGCASAPPASLKGMPQRVEISSVPFYRGNANHSGAMALAALLSQQGAPITPGLLDKPLNLPKGADALETSIPRVAREYGMVVYPLDKQLDALLAQVAAGNPVLLRYEEGSAWWSEPRYAVLIGYDSFKKRVLLRSGMHRRQLMAFDDFASAWAKEGSWAVLVQPPRQLPAQVDRQRWLQAADELARAGQEVAAKQAVRSLNK is encoded by the coding sequence ATGCAGCAACATTCCTGCAAGCGCTGGGCGACTGTCCCACGTCAACTGTTGGCCGCCTGCCTGGTGGCTGCAACCTTGGGCGGCTGCGCCAGCGCACCCCCTGCAAGCCTCAAGGGCATGCCCCAGCGGGTCGAGATCAGCAGCGTGCCGTTCTACCGCGGCAATGCCAACCACAGCGGGGCGATGGCCCTGGCCGCATTGCTTTCGCAGCAAGGCGCGCCGATCACGCCGGGGCTGCTGGACAAACCGCTGAATCTGCCCAAGGGCGCCGATGCCCTGGAAACCAGCATCCCGCGCGTGGCGCGCGAGTACGGCATGGTCGTGTACCCGTTGGACAAGCAACTGGATGCCTTGCTGGCCCAGGTGGCCGCTGGCAATCCGGTGCTGCTGCGTTACGAGGAGGGTTCGGCGTGGTGGAGCGAGCCGCGTTACGCGGTGCTGATCGGCTATGACAGCTTCAAGAAGCGCGTGCTGCTGCGCTCAGGGATGCATCGGCGCCAACTGATGGCGTTCGACGACTTTGCCTCGGCGTGGGCGAAGGAGGGGAGTTGGGCGGTGCTGGTGCAGCCCCCGCGCCAGCTGCCGGCCCAGGTGGACCGCCAGCGTTGGCTGCAGGCTGCCGACGAACTGGCCCGGGCGGGCCAGGAAGTGGCGGCGAAACAGGCTGTGCGTAGCCTGAATAAGTAG